A DNA window from Leptospira langatensis contains the following coding sequences:
- a CDS encoding AtpZ/AtpI family protein produces the protein MEDSPKPSSDKNQSPWGLASLGMEFCFIIGASFFIGRYLDSKFSWSPFGILGGLVFGFSYGIYYILYRVGQFEKGDK, from the coding sequence ATGGAAGACTCTCCTAAGCCTTCTTCTGATAAAAATCAATCTCCTTGGGGACTTGCTAGTCTCGGAATGGAGTTTTGCTTTATCATAGGCGCTTCCTTCTTTATAGGAAGATACTTGGATTCCAAATTTAGTTGGTCTCCTTTCGGGATCCTAGGTGGTTTAGTCTTCGGATTCAGTTACGGGATCTATTACATCTTGTACAGAGTGGGACAATTCGAGAAGGGAGATAAGTAA
- a CDS encoding aldolase/citrate lyase family protein, which produces MKEQIDRKIIELRRYLISLMRSYPIVGLKGGTETEDMDADEIRVLHMIAKDLVPVTVKIGGPEARTDIRMLVKEEIEGISAPMIESSYALKNFISTLKSMLTPVTFAKVNKAINLETITGYKNLLEIADSKAFEDLDQVTAARSDLSASMGLIPDDEEVMKVTRTIVAIAKDRGKKTSVGGTITKQNFRKIAEEIRPDKINSRHVCVDALQSADKVSEEVAEAMLQFEIELYDLFSVLKPEKAYGYKNRMETNRERIGSRKVLYSIR; this is translated from the coding sequence GTGAAAGAGCAGATAGACCGCAAAATCATCGAACTCAGACGCTACCTCATCTCCTTGATGCGTAGCTATCCGATCGTCGGCCTGAAAGGCGGAACGGAGACAGAAGACATGGACGCAGACGAGATCCGTGTCTTGCATATGATTGCCAAGGACTTGGTCCCGGTCACAGTTAAGATCGGGGGTCCGGAGGCCAGGACCGATATCCGAATGCTCGTTAAGGAAGAAATCGAAGGGATTTCCGCTCCTATGATCGAGTCCTCTTACGCTCTTAAGAATTTTATCTCTACTCTCAAAAGTATGCTTACTCCTGTCACTTTTGCAAAAGTGAATAAGGCGATCAATTTGGAGACGATCACCGGTTATAAGAACCTGCTGGAAATTGCCGATTCCAAGGCATTCGAGGACCTAGACCAAGTGACCGCCGCGAGATCGGATCTTTCCGCATCCATGGGCCTGATCCCGGACGACGAAGAAGTCATGAAGGTGACCCGCACGATTGTAGCCATCGCCAAGGATAGAGGAAAGAAGACCTCTGTCGGAGGAACGATCACAAAGCAAAATTTCAGGAAGATCGCCGAGGAAATCCGCCCCGACAAGATCAACTCTCGTCATGTTTGCGTAGACGCTCTTCAATCCGCCGATAAGGTTTCGGAAGAGGTGGCGGAGGCAATGCTACAATTCGAGATTGAATTGTACGATCTGTTCTCCGTTTTAAAACCGGAAAAGGCCTACGGATATAAGAATCGTATGGAAACAAACCGGGAAAGGATCGGATCCAGAAAGGTCCTCTACTCTATCCGGTAA
- the atpH gene encoding ATP synthase F1 subunit delta translates to MSYSAIPKTYAAALAEASSSPEESEQELDSIVNIFRVESQFRNFFDTPSVKREDKEAVLLKTFQGKISETTLNFLLVLLRRGRFSFLSEIHDALKEELDRKAGRIRAKVRSYPALDEGTLSKLRNELKERFKSEFILESSEDPSLIGGFVVRFQDLSIDGSMKNQLKKVRQTLLESKLPVGVVYEN, encoded by the coding sequence ATGAGCTATTCTGCGATCCCTAAAACATACGCTGCGGCATTAGCCGAAGCAAGTTCTTCTCCGGAGGAATCGGAACAGGAACTGGATTCTATCGTAAATATCTTTCGAGTAGAATCCCAGTTTCGTAATTTCTTCGATACTCCTTCCGTGAAGAGAGAAGATAAGGAAGCTGTTTTACTCAAAACCTTCCAAGGCAAAATTTCGGAGACCACTCTGAACTTTTTGCTGGTACTTCTCCGTAGGGGAAGATTCTCTTTCCTCTCCGAGATCCATGATGCTTTGAAAGAAGAACTGGATCGCAAAGCGGGAAGAATTCGTGCAAAAGTGAGAAGCTATCCTGCGTTAGACGAAGGCACGCTCTCCAAACTGCGCAACGAACTAAAAGAAAGATTCAAATCAGAGTTTATCTTGGAATCAAGCGAAGACCCAAGCCTTATCGGTGGGTTCGTGGTCCGCTTCCAAGACTTGTCAATCGACGGTTCAATGAAGAACCAGCTTAAGAAAGTAAGGCAGACCTTGCTGGAAAGCAAACTACCGGTCGGAGTTGTTTATGAAAATTAA
- the atpE gene encoding ATP synthase F0 subunit C, whose amino-acid sequence MEFGLGYIGVGIAAGLAILGAGLGIGRIGGSAAEGISRQPDAAGKIQTAMIISAALIEGAALFAIVIAFLAGGTLNEAVKAKAANPAAVSAPAEGK is encoded by the coding sequence ATGGAATTCGGACTTGGATACATCGGAGTGGGAATCGCAGCTGGCCTCGCTATTTTAGGCGCAGGTTTAGGAATCGGAAGAATCGGTGGTTCTGCAGCTGAAGGAATCAGCCGTCAACCTGACGCAGCTGGAAAAATTCAAACTGCGATGATCATTTCTGCAGCACTTATCGAAGGTGCCGCTCTGTTCGCAATCGTAATTGCGTTCCTTGCTGGCGGAACTTTGAACGAAGCAGTAAAAGCTAAAGCTGCAAACCCTGCAGCAGTTTCCGCTCCCGCAGAAGGTAAATAA
- the atpB gene encoding F0F1 ATP synthase subunit A, with protein sequence MLKQIFAAILIVFSLPLFASESGDKSFDLNEVLVHHLMDHVEFPFNIGGTRVYEGHEGFDSHNENIFLDHQTGHRFHFVGGLDLHITRRVTMMWIVSLLLFLVFIPAARLIARNPLKIQSKFANAVEAFVSFLKKDVVDANMDGHGHSYYHYIFTLFFFILFSNLMGLFPPVGEVIQLGVDYINSGEEAEAAAALASGHHESIWIAKVWNGITVTGDISVTVSLALITLLLIYGTGFVYQGPKFILHSVPNGVPWPLYILMWPLEFIISPLAKAFALTVRLLANMTAGHVIILALLGFVFQFQSYAVGAFASVPGATAIYFLELFVAFLQAYVFALLTSLFIGSSMHRH encoded by the coding sequence ATGTTGAAACAAATCTTCGCCGCAATATTGATCGTTTTCTCATTACCATTGTTCGCATCCGAGAGTGGAGACAAGTCCTTCGATCTGAACGAAGTGTTGGTGCATCACTTGATGGACCATGTGGAGTTTCCTTTTAATATCGGGGGAACCAGAGTGTATGAAGGACACGAAGGTTTCGATTCACACAATGAGAATATCTTTTTGGATCATCAGACCGGTCATAGATTCCATTTTGTAGGTGGTCTTGATCTTCATATCACTCGTCGAGTGACCATGATGTGGATCGTTTCCTTGTTGCTCTTCCTTGTTTTCATTCCTGCAGCTCGACTCATTGCTCGAAATCCTCTCAAGATCCAAAGCAAATTTGCAAATGCTGTCGAAGCATTTGTAAGCTTCCTCAAGAAAGACGTAGTCGATGCGAACATGGATGGTCATGGGCATTCTTATTATCATTATATCTTCACATTATTCTTCTTCATTCTATTCTCCAACCTGATGGGTCTGTTTCCTCCTGTGGGAGAAGTGATCCAACTCGGAGTGGATTATATCAATAGCGGAGAAGAGGCAGAGGCTGCTGCGGCATTAGCTTCCGGTCATCATGAGTCGATCTGGATCGCGAAGGTTTGGAACGGGATCACTGTCACTGGAGATATCTCGGTTACTGTCAGCTTGGCTCTGATCACATTGCTTTTGATCTACGGAACAGGCTTTGTATACCAAGGACCTAAATTCATTCTTCATTCCGTGCCGAATGGGGTTCCTTGGCCTTTATATATACTCATGTGGCCTTTGGAATTCATCATTTCCCCTCTTGCGAAAGCATTCGCACTTACAGTGCGTCTCTTGGCGAATATGACTGCAGGGCACGTGATCATTCTGGCTCTACTTGGATTTGTTTTCCAATTCCAATCCTACGCGGTAGGAGCCTTCGCTTCCGTTCCGGGAGCTACTGCGATCTACTTCTTGGAGTTGTTTGTTGCATTCCTCCAAGCTTACGTATTCGCGTTATTAACCTCGCTCTTTATCGGATCGAGCATGCACAGGCACTAA
- the atpA gene encoding F0F1 ATP synthase subunit alpha, translating to MKIKTDEITSVLKQEILNYKKDLGVEEVGTVLEVGDGIARVFGLRNVMAGELVEFQNGVRGQAFNLEDNSVGVIIYGDYKNIKEGFSVKRTNKILEVPVGPEMLGRVVNPLGEPLDGKGPINTKHSRAVESPAPGISKRQPVEEPLQTGIKSIDAMIPIGRGQRELIIGDRGTGKTSIALDTIINQKGSGVICVYVAIGQKASTVATIVEKLKAVGALDYTIVVSATAADPAPLQYIAPYSGCSFAEYFMYNEKKATLVVYDDLSKQAVAYRQMCLLLRRPPGREAYPGDVFYLHSRLLERAAKLDEKYGAGSLTALPIIETQEGEVSAYIPTNVISITDGQIYLQSNLFASGVRPAVDVGISVSRVGSAAQIKAMKQVAGKMKLELAQFRELEAFAQLGTDLDPVTQAQLDRGYRIVEMLKQPVSSPYPVEEQVVEIFAVTRGHMDKVPVSKVREFGTHLLNTLRAQHSDVLNAIRTEKKISDEGKLGEVVGAIAADFVKNLK from the coding sequence ATGAAAATTAAAACGGACGAAATTACGTCGGTCCTCAAACAGGAAATTTTAAATTATAAAAAAGACCTGGGTGTTGAGGAAGTTGGGACCGTTCTAGAAGTAGGGGACGGTATCGCGAGAGTATTCGGTCTTAGAAACGTTATGGCCGGAGAACTTGTCGAATTCCAAAACGGAGTTCGAGGACAAGCATTCAACCTCGAAGACAACTCCGTGGGTGTTATTATTTACGGGGATTATAAAAATATTAAAGAAGGTTTCTCAGTTAAGAGAACCAATAAGATCCTCGAGGTTCCGGTTGGACCGGAAATGCTCGGACGAGTAGTAAACCCTCTGGGTGAGCCTCTGGACGGAAAAGGACCGATCAATACCAAGCACTCTCGTGCGGTAGAAAGCCCTGCTCCTGGTATCTCTAAAAGACAACCTGTAGAAGAGCCTCTGCAAACAGGGATCAAAAGTATCGACGCAATGATCCCGATCGGACGCGGACAAAGGGAGTTGATCATCGGAGACCGTGGAACCGGAAAGACTTCCATCGCTCTGGATACGATCATCAACCAAAAAGGTTCCGGAGTGATCTGCGTTTACGTAGCGATTGGACAGAAAGCGTCTACCGTTGCTACCATCGTGGAAAAACTAAAAGCAGTCGGCGCTCTCGATTATACGATCGTGGTTTCCGCTACTGCTGCGGATCCTGCTCCTCTGCAATACATCGCTCCTTACTCAGGTTGCTCCTTCGCGGAATACTTCATGTATAATGAGAAGAAAGCGACTCTGGTTGTTTATGATGATTTATCTAAGCAAGCGGTTGCGTATCGCCAAATGTGTCTCCTTCTTCGTAGACCTCCGGGCCGCGAAGCGTATCCTGGAGACGTTTTCTACCTTCACTCTCGCTTGTTAGAGCGTGCAGCTAAACTCGACGAGAAATACGGTGCAGGATCACTCACCGCACTTCCGATCATCGAGACCCAAGAAGGTGAGGTTTCCGCATATATTCCGACTAACGTGATTTCCATCACTGACGGTCAGATCTATCTTCAATCCAACCTGTTCGCATCCGGGGTTCGTCCTGCAGTGGATGTGGGTATCTCCGTATCTCGAGTCGGTTCTGCCGCTCAGATCAAGGCGATGAAACAGGTTGCCGGAAAAATGAAACTGGAATTAGCACAGTTCCGTGAGTTGGAAGCGTTTGCTCAGCTCGGAACGGATCTGGATCCAGTTACTCAGGCTCAGTTGGACAGAGGATATCGCATCGTTGAGATGTTGAAGCAGCCTGTTTCCAGCCCGTATCCGGTCGAGGAGCAGGTGGTTGAGATCTTCGCAGTAACCCGTGGTCATATGGACAAGGTCCCTGTATCCAAGGTGCGCGAGTTCGGAACCCATTTGTTGAACACTCTTAGAGCGCAACATTCGGATGTTCTGAATGCGATCCGTACGGAAAAGAAAATCTCCGACGAGGGAAAACTCGGCGAAGTCGTTGGCGCAATCGCTGCCGATTTCGTTAAGAACCTGAAGTAA
- a CDS encoding F0F1 ATP synthase subunit B → MFLLAAGKGLGGLLDVNPGLLIWTLITFLIVVVILKVFAWDVILKALDERAETIQNDIRKAADVRSEAEALLKDYETKIAAARDQASGIVAEAKSDATNLRNKLLDDAAKEVKSLKDGALKDIELAKSKALAELQGQIVDMTIQVAGLVLEKQLKADDYKSFIESELGKIRKLSA, encoded by the coding sequence TTGTTTCTCTTAGCAGCTGGGAAGGGGCTAGGCGGATTATTAGATGTGAATCCGGGTCTATTAATATGGACCCTGATTACTTTTCTAATCGTCGTAGTTATCCTTAAAGTTTTCGCTTGGGATGTAATTCTCAAAGCTCTGGATGAAAGAGCTGAGACGATCCAAAACGATATTCGAAAAGCTGCTGACGTACGTTCCGAAGCGGAAGCCCTGCTCAAAGATTATGAAACAAAAATCGCAGCAGCAAGGGATCAAGCGAGTGGAATCGTAGCAGAAGCAAAATCGGACGCTACTAATCTCAGAAACAAACTGTTGGATGATGCTGCTAAAGAAGTGAAGTCCCTAAAAGACGGAGCTTTGAAAGATATAGAACTCGCAAAATCCAAAGCGTTGGCTGAACTCCAAGGACAGATCGTGGACATGACCATTCAGGTCGCCGGATTGGTTCTGGAGAAACAGTTAAAAGCGGACGATTACAAATCATTTATCGAAAGCGAGCTAGGCAAGATCAGGAAACTGAGCGCATAA
- the corA gene encoding magnesium/cobalt transporter CorA codes for MIRVLSFPLNHGKISNSKAVPKEVDFSFRNNFSLSKTLKKEKVWIDLENPSEEDLLFLSNNCGFHDLAIEDCTNQNQRPKFEDYEDHAFMVLHSFKSEGKQSYAANETHVFFNQRFIVSVHQHKEPLIDFLWHRCASEPNISAKGTDHVLYLLFDLLVDSNFPILDQISDDITDLENQILMNDVRPDFITNILYIKRNLVRMRRVLSPQREVLNLIMRHEDKFLSEKIRFYFRDVYDHLSRLVETIDMDRDLIGNSMDAYFSLLSQRTNDIIKRLTLVSMIFMPLTFLTGFFGMNFTDLPYASRTILAVSLTTILMIPGAMILYFKYKNWFKD; via the coding sequence ATGATCCGTGTTCTCTCCTTTCCCCTCAATCACGGAAAAATTTCGAATTCCAAAGCCGTCCCGAAAGAAGTAGACTTTTCCTTTCGCAATAACTTCTCCTTAAGTAAGACCCTAAAAAAGGAAAAAGTCTGGATCGACCTGGAAAATCCCAGCGAGGAAGATCTGCTTTTTCTCTCTAATAATTGCGGATTTCACGATTTAGCGATAGAGGATTGCACCAACCAAAACCAAAGACCTAAGTTCGAGGACTACGAGGATCATGCCTTTATGGTCTTACATAGTTTCAAATCGGAAGGAAAACAATCCTATGCCGCAAATGAAACCCATGTATTCTTTAACCAGAGGTTCATCGTTTCGGTTCACCAGCATAAAGAACCCTTAATCGATTTCCTTTGGCATAGATGCGCCTCCGAACCGAATATTTCCGCAAAGGGAACGGATCACGTTCTCTATCTTCTATTCGATCTTTTAGTCGATTCTAATTTCCCGATCCTAGATCAGATCTCGGACGATATCACTGATCTGGAAAACCAGATATTAATGAATGATGTTCGACCAGATTTCATTACAAATATATTATATATTAAGAGGAATCTGGTCCGAATGAGAAGGGTCCTTTCGCCTCAGAGAGAGGTTTTGAACCTGATCATGAGGCATGAGGACAAATTCCTCTCAGAGAAGATCCGTTTCTATTTTAGGGATGTTTACGATCATTTAAGTAGGCTTGTAGAAACCATAGATATGGACCGAGATCTGATTGGGAACTCTATGGATGCGTATTTTTCCCTTCTATCCCAAAGAACGAACGATATTATCAAGAGACTGACCTTGGTTTCCATGATCTTCATGCCCCTCACCTTTTTGACAGGGTTCTTCGGGATGAATTTTACGGATCTTCCGTATGCGAGTAGGACCATTTTGGCCGTGTCTCTTACTACAATCTTAATGATCCCTGGGGCAATGATCCTGTATTTTAAATACAAAAACTGGTTCAAAGATTAG
- a CDS encoding TetR/AcrR family transcriptional regulator, with protein sequence MAKDTRDLILKTSLKLFSEQGYHGSTMRQIAQRAGLSLGLAYRYFESKESILEGIIESHDTILKKYLPEKLNSSENKSELIQFLGGQIVKLVKENEEYLRLYWSLMLQPKIHRLKKRNIHLVNLIFYENSKKIILALKPNYSEFEVKNLTSAIIGYMVNHLTNKREFTLEDFRAYIIYALENT encoded by the coding sequence ATGGCCAAAGATACCAGAGATCTTATTCTAAAGACTTCTTTAAAACTCTTCTCCGAGCAAGGGTATCACGGCTCCACTATGCGGCAGATCGCGCAGAGAGCCGGGCTGTCCCTCGGGCTCGCCTACCGCTATTTCGAATCCAAGGAATCCATTCTGGAAGGGATCATAGAATCCCACGATACGATACTGAAGAAGTATTTGCCGGAGAAACTGAATTCTTCCGAGAACAAAAGCGAGCTGATCCAATTTTTGGGCGGACAGATCGTTAAACTTGTAAAAGAAAACGAAGAGTATCTTCGTTTGTATTGGAGCCTGATGCTCCAACCCAAGATCCATAGATTAAAAAAAAGAAATATACATCTTGTGAATCTCATCTTCTATGAGAATTCTAAGAAGATCATCTTGGCATTGAAGCCTAATTATTCAGAATTCGAAGTAAAGAACCTTACTTCGGCCATCATCGGTTATATGGTCAATCATCTCACAAATAAAAGAGAATTTACTTTAGAAGACTTCCGAGCGTATATCATTTACGCATTGGAGAACACCTAA
- a CDS encoding SDR family NAD(P)-dependent oxidoreductase has protein sequence MDKKIAIVTGASRGIGQEVSKELAKAGVHVVCVSRKKEDSQKTVDFIQKSGGSAEAFALDVSDPSDIQDFLSTILSKFPKIDILVNNAGIYMDKGSIENTTLEMLQGTLNVNLIGPFLLSQKILGKMKQNGYGRIVNVSSGMGQLYDMGSGYAAYRISKTALSALTRILNAEAGSPNIKINSVCPGWVRTDMGGPGASRSVEKGAETIVWAALLNEDGPSGIFLRDKKEIPW, from the coding sequence ATGGACAAAAAAATTGCAATCGTCACAGGTGCCAGTAGAGGGATCGGACAAGAGGTCTCTAAGGAACTCGCCAAAGCGGGAGTTCATGTAGTCTGCGTTTCTCGCAAGAAAGAAGATTCTCAGAAGACCGTGGACTTCATTCAAAAGAGCGGAGGTTCTGCCGAAGCATTTGCTTTGGATGTTTCCGATCCTTCCGACATTCAGGATTTTCTTTCTACCATTCTCTCAAAATTCCCCAAGATTGATATTCTCGTGAATAATGCCGGGATCTACATGGACAAAGGCTCTATTGAAAATACAACTCTGGAAATGTTGCAGGGTACTTTGAACGTAAATCTGATCGGCCCTTTTCTTCTTTCCCAAAAGATCCTCGGAAAGATGAAACAAAACGGCTACGGAAGAATTGTGAATGTAAGCTCCGGAATGGGCCAGCTCTATGATATGGGGTCCGGCTATGCCGCCTATCGTATCTCCAAGACTGCGTTAAGCGCTCTAACTCGCATCCTTAATGCGGAAGCAGGCAGTCCAAACATCAAAATAAATTCTGTTTGTCCTGGATGGGTCCGAACCGATATGGGAGGTCCGGGAGCGAGTCGTTCCGTAGAAAAAGGTGCGGAGACAATCGTTTGGGCTGCACTTTTGAATGAAGACGGGCCCTCCGGAATTTTTCTTAGGGATAAGAAAGAGATCCCCTGGTAA
- the lepB gene encoding signal peptidase I, whose amino-acid sequence MNKPKGSTFVKQLPSWVQAIIGEESVDSTFSFLFIVLLVLAFKSSVLDANNIPSGSMIPTLKIGDFLFVNKMRYSLRLPFTEKELIRYDDPKRGDIVTFVPPEGALREPGESREGWFPKRFVKRVIGIPGDRIRITPKPILRDGKQIYYGAIEYMEKGSQEFKPYEFHETDPGSLLYDLDDPGAVENYVFQEQKPGFQHYVIEGPHIEKGTDCYKPTGCLIPENYYMMQGDNRPNSFDSRDWGFVPREDVLGKALMIYFSINWKDHVCQYKSGKDLADLGQSDAPRYEGEELESKCKDTGYYNSMPKMHSSYLDRDQMGWLKSTILYRIPRMEIRWSRIGTILE is encoded by the coding sequence ATGAATAAGCCTAAGGGCAGTACCTTCGTCAAACAACTCCCATCCTGGGTCCAAGCAATCATCGGGGAAGAATCTGTAGATTCCACATTCTCATTTCTTTTCATCGTTTTATTAGTGTTGGCTTTTAAATCCTCCGTCTTGGACGCGAATAATATTCCTTCCGGTTCTATGATCCCCACCTTGAAGATCGGGGATTTTCTATTTGTGAATAAGATGAGATATTCCCTTCGCTTGCCTTTCACGGAGAAGGAACTGATCCGTTACGACGATCCCAAGAGAGGAGACATCGTGACCTTTGTTCCACCCGAGGGTGCGTTACGCGAACCAGGTGAATCCAGAGAAGGTTGGTTCCCGAAACGCTTCGTAAAGAGAGTGATCGGGATTCCTGGAGATAGGATCCGAATTACTCCGAAACCTATTCTTCGAGATGGAAAGCAGATCTATTACGGAGCCATAGAATACATGGAGAAGGGGAGCCAGGAATTCAAACCGTACGAATTCCACGAGACGGATCCGGGGAGCCTACTCTACGATCTAGATGATCCGGGTGCGGTAGAGAATTATGTATTCCAAGAGCAGAAGCCAGGCTTTCAACATTATGTGATCGAAGGCCCACATATCGAAAAGGGAACGGATTGCTATAAGCCTACCGGTTGTTTGATCCCCGAGAATTATTACATGATGCAAGGAGACAATCGTCCGAACTCCTTCGATTCCAGGGACTGGGGATTCGTGCCAAGAGAAGATGTGCTCGGAAAGGCACTCATGATCTATTTCTCCATCAATTGGAAGGATCATGTCTGCCAATACAAGAGTGGAAAGGACCTGGCGGACCTAGGGCAAAGCGATGCGCCTAGATACGAAGGAGAAGAATTGGAATCCAAGTGCAAGGACACAGGGTATTACAATTCAATGCCCAAAATGCATTCTAGTTATCTGGACAGGGACCAAATGGGCTGGCTAAAGAGCACCATCTTGTATAGAATTCCTCGTATGGAAATACGTTGGTCCAGGATCGGGACCATCTTAGAATAA
- a CDS encoding sensor histidine kinase: MNSLLVAHNSTVPFWKVFLATQVTTHAVCSIVEFAVEFLNRRKFGAFFTGAFLVLASAVASVLGVAAGGIIHVLLLVGEGVERPHGGSYNILLSSLILALFISFLEKSMQILIERRRKTESELKEIQYRTFQNRMDPHYLFNTLNTVHSLLVTDPQKADHALILLSETYRFLSDRIFEKTISFAEEWNFTVNYLELQRIRFSDSLTIRIQKSGDFSRLRIPPLTLQPLVENSFKHGLENRSESGILEISATEDEGRIRIEIRNNGNEKSENGFLPEKKKSEFTRTLDNIKSRLEYNFGETDLKLEKNKLGITVLKLEFATR; the protein is encoded by the coding sequence ATGAACTCCTTATTGGTGGCACATAATTCCACAGTTCCTTTTTGGAAGGTCTTTTTGGCGACTCAGGTCACCACTCACGCCGTATGCTCCATTGTGGAATTTGCAGTCGAGTTCTTGAATCGTAGAAAGTTTGGTGCTTTCTTCACGGGAGCCTTTCTCGTACTCGCTTCCGCCGTAGCATCCGTATTAGGCGTTGCAGCGGGAGGGATCATTCATGTACTTCTTTTGGTGGGGGAAGGGGTCGAAAGGCCTCATGGCGGCTCCTATAATATCCTTCTCAGCAGTTTGATCCTGGCTCTCTTCATTTCCTTTTTGGAAAAATCCATGCAGATCCTGATCGAAAGAAGAAGAAAGACGGAAAGCGAGTTGAAGGAGATCCAATATCGGACCTTTCAGAATCGGATGGATCCACATTATCTGTTCAATACGCTGAATACGGTCCATTCTCTTTTAGTAACGGATCCGCAGAAGGCTGATCATGCGCTTATCCTTCTCTCGGAAACATATCGTTTTCTTTCCGATCGCATCTTTGAGAAGACCATTTCTTTCGCGGAGGAATGGAATTTTACCGTGAATTACTTAGAACTGCAAAGGATTCGATTCTCGGATAGTCTCACGATCCGGATCCAAAAGTCGGGGGACTTTTCGAGGCTTAGGATCCCTCCTCTCACCTTACAACCATTAGTGGAAAATAGTTTTAAACACGGTTTGGAGAATCGTTCCGAGTCCGGGATCCTAGAGATCAGTGCAACTGAGGATGAGGGAAGGATCCGGATCGAGATCCGGAATAATGGTAACGAAAAATCGGAAAACGGGTTCTTGCCCGAGAAAAAGAAATCCGAATTTACTCGGACCTTGGATAATATCAAGTCCAGGCTGGAGTATAATTTCGGGGAAACAGACTTGAAATTAGAGAAGAATAAACTGGGTATCACCGTTTTAAAACTGGAATTTGCCACAAGATGA
- a CDS encoding LytR/AlgR family response regulator transcription factor translates to MKESIYKVLVIEDEVPARDLLRKFLEDWKQFEVAGIARTGSQALDLLHKENFDLLFLDINLPEKTGLQVLEEMGDKSPVIVFTTAYREHTLKAFEVGACDYLLKPYTKDRFAACMERALRHLQLKSISSSKGAGEPDPVFVFRDGGLIHRVLFSDLYYLTANGKRSVLHTKDGDFETARLLGDLEKELPKTDFLRIHRKHMVNRHIVSAAKSQAGGAYTVYLKDEDETNLPVGREFVDGVKSLFGKG, encoded by the coding sequence ATGAAAGAATCAATATATAAGGTTTTAGTAATAGAAGATGAGGTCCCTGCAAGGGATCTTCTCCGAAAATTCTTGGAGGACTGGAAGCAGTTCGAAGTTGCAGGGATCGCAAGGACCGGATCTCAGGCCCTAGATCTTTTGCATAAGGAGAATTTCGATCTTTTGTTCTTGGATATCAATCTTCCCGAAAAGACGGGATTGCAGGTCTTAGAAGAAATGGGGGACAAGTCTCCAGTTATCGTTTTTACGACTGCATATAGGGAACATACTCTAAAGGCGTTTGAAGTGGGCGCATGTGACTATCTTTTAAAGCCTTATACAAAAGATAGATTCGCTGCTTGTATGGAAAGGGCATTACGTCATTTGCAATTGAAATCGATCTCTAGTTCAAAAGGCGCAGGAGAACCGGATCCGGTATTCGTGTTTCGGGATGGCGGATTGATCCATAGAGTCTTGTTCTCGGATCTGTACTATCTGACTGCGAATGGAAAGCGTTCCGTATTGCATACCAAGGACGGGGATTTTGAGACGGCAAGACTTCTGGGTGACTTGGAAAAAGAACTGCCTAAGACTGATTTTTTACGGATCCATAGAAAGCATATGGTCAATCGCCATATTGTGTCCGCTGCGAAGTCCCAGGCAGGAGGAGCGTATACCGTTTACTTGAAAGATGAGGATGAGACAAATCTTCCGGTGGGAAGAGAATTTGTGGATGGAGTCAAAAGCCTTTTTGGAAAAGGTTAA